From a single Nicotiana tomentosiformis chromosome 2, ASM39032v3, whole genome shotgun sequence genomic region:
- the LOC104085083 gene encoding UBP1-associated proteins 1A-like, with protein MGTKRKSSASTPKIQPEEQKPKLELQSSSSEEEEESESEPEAAPESESSSSEEEESEDEATKRETVRKLLDPFTKDKIIQLFKTAASNDPSIISRVKTLADTDPTHRKIFVHGLGYDTTLHQLHAAFEPYGEIEECKLITDKVTNRAKGYAFVLFKTRVGAKRALKEPQKKIGNRNTSCQLAAMGPAGAGSDSVENSNNNSAGNSNANQVVQQNDSTSYGFGMSPGILGGASMNGMPFLMGQNMGFGVNPMLGLSQAGLAASGFNPSFVGIGAGYDINSINPGVLGSSYGAQPALQGLGTYPGAQIGQHSFGGTAAMTTVTTPAKDSSGIGSAGVTYPSYLGR; from the coding sequence ATGGGCACAAAGCGAAAATCATCAgcttcaaccccaaaaatccaacCTGAAGAACAAAAACCTAAACTTGAACTTCAATCTTCATcctccgaagaagaagaagaatctgaATCCGAACCCGAGGCTGCACCCGAATCCGAATCATCATCTTCAGAAGAAGAAGAGAGCGAAGACGAGGCAACAAAGCGAGAAACTGTTCGGAAACTTCTAGACCCTTTCACTAAAGACAAAATAATCCAGCTATTCAAAACCGCCGCTTCAAACGACCCATCAATTATTTCTCGGGTCAAAACCCTAGCCGATACCGACCCGACCCACCGTAAAATCTTTGTTCACGGCCTCGGCTACGACACAACTTTGCACCAACTACACGCCGCCTTCGAACCCTACGGCGAAATAGAAGAGTGTAAACTGATTACTGATAAAGTTACCAACAGAGCTAAAGGATATGCCTTTGTGCTATTCAAAACCCGGGTCGGGGCAAAAAGGGCTTTAAAGGAGCCCCAGAAGAAGATTGGGAATCGTAATACCTCTTGCCAGCTTGCAGCCATGGGACCCGCTGGTGCTGGTTCAGATTCCGTGGAGAATTCGAATAATAATAGTGCTGGTAATAGTAATGCAAATCAAGTTGTGCAGCAAAATGATAGTACGAGTTATGGTTTTGGAATGAGTCCCGGGATATTGGGTGGCGCGAGTATGAATGGGATGCCCTTTTTGATGGGACAAAACATGGGATTCGGAGTGAATCCTATGCTGGGATTAAGCCAGGCTGGTTTAGCTGCATCGGGATTTAATCCTTCGTTCGTGGGGATTGGTGCTGGTTATGATATAAATAGCATTAATCCGGGTGTTTTAGGTAGTAGTTATGGTGCACAGCCAGCTTTGCAGGGATTAGGGACTTACCCGGGTGCACAAATCGGGCAGCATTCTTTTGGAGGAACAGCAGCAATGACAACTGTAACTACACCGGCAAAAGATTCCTCTGGCATTGGGTCAGCGGGGGTGACCTATCCCTCATATTTGGGCCGTTAG